TGGCGCAAGCGGGTCAATGCAGCCAATATCTTCATGCGGCTCTTCTGGAATCCCTTTGTGCGCAGAGCCTCGGCAGCATCCGTTTGAATTTGCCCCAGTGTGGCTAAGTAGATCGCCTTCTGTTCCATAGTTAGCTCGGAAAGTTGATTCGTTTCAATTTTATCTGGTAGTTCGGTAAGCACCTCTTGCTTCATCCGGCGCAGGATAAAAGGACGTACACGCTTGGAGATGTCGCTCGTCGATAACTCACGAAAACGACGTTGACTGGGGAAAAGCCCTGGTAAGATCACATCTAAGATCGAGTTTAATTCTTCAATCCTATTTTCAATCGGGGTGCCACTCAAAGCAAAGCGCGTTCCCGCATGCAAGCGTTTCACCGCTTGGGCTGTCTGAGATTGCCTATTCTTAAAGGATTGTGCTTCATCTAGAATCAGCGTTTGAATCTGCTGTTGCTCGTACCAGGCGATATCACGTCGTAAAAGTGGATAAGATGTGATCAATAAGTCTACATCCGTTTCAGAGCGCATCAACTCTTCTCGTTCCGCAACCGTCCCGGCCATCACTACGGTGCGTAAGTGGGGGGCAAATCGCTCACATTCACTTTCCCAGTTATAAATTAGGGAAGACGGAGCGACTACCACTGAAGGAGGCAGTGGACCGTTTCCTAACCGTTCCTGCTCTTCTCGTTCAGAAAGAATAAAAGCAAGTGCTTGTAGAGTTTTACCTAATCCCATATCATCTGCCAAAATGCCACCTAAGCGGTAGTGAGCTAAGGTTTTCATCCATTGAAAACCATAACGTTGATAGTCCCGCAGAGTAGCGGTTAAGCTAGACGGAATCGCAAACTCTAATGTTTCTGGCTCTTGAATATCGCGCACAAGGCGACGAAAGCGCCCCCCTCTCTTCAAGCTCACTCCCTGTTCTCTGCCCCAAGCATCTACCTGTAAGGCTCGTAGTGCAGGCAATTTGATTTTGTTCCCTTCAAATTGTGGTTTCCCTCCTTCCTCTTGCACCAGTGTTTGAATCATTTTCATTCCCTGATCTTGTAATGACATAAAAGTACCACTTGGCAAACGGTAGTACTTCTTCTTCTCTTTTAATGCACGTAAGAGAGATTGTAGCTCTTTTTCTTCTACCTCGGGTAAATCAAACTCAATCTCTAACCAGTTCATACTTCGATCTAACTCAAGAGCCGGCAATATCTGTTCTTCTCGTTCCCTGTACCACATTTGATCAACCTCTTTTGAAGAATAAACATCGGCCTCTTTTTCTAAGTCTGACAAATACTCATATAAAAAGGTGAACAATTCTTCTTCACCCTCTAAATAAAGCTGATCACCATTAAAATGAAAGCCACTCGTTTCAAACAGGCCCATTACGCGTTGTTCTTTCTCCGTATCGCGAATGAGAATATGTTCATCGGATCGATCCTGTTGATTTCTCAATGGATCCAATAGGTTTTCACCGTAATGGTAGGAAATAGTAGCAATCAGACGTTCATTGCCATCCTCCTCTTCTTGTTCAAGATGCACCTCTACGTGAAGAGGATAGTGAATAATTTTTTCAGATATCGGTTCATCCACCTGTAAACAGCCCTCTTTCTGAATCAGGGGCAGCACTGTAGAGGCGAACTCTTCCATCTGTTCTGGCAATATATATAGCTTCTCTTCAGGTAATCGTTCCAGTTGCTGATGAAACGGAAGGATAAACGCTATTTCTGTATTTGACAACGTATATAGAGTGCTCCCTTCAATACATAGCCCTTCCTCTGTAATTAAATAAAGTTGTCGTTGCTCTTTATTTTCAATTGTAAAATAACTATTCTCTTTCGTTAGAAAGAAGGAGAAAGGTGTTTTCCCTTCCTTCCATAGTAATGATTGATAGGGTGTAGATTCGTCCCCATTGGCAAACACAAATTGGCCCGGAGGGAGCATCTTTAGAAACTCTTCCACCCGATGGGAAGGAATATAAAGTGTACGCGCACCATTTTCGACAATATACTGTGTTTGCGAGCCTACCAATTGTCGATATCTTTCTTCGTCACGTGCCAACTCACTCAGGAATTGTAACATCTCCATATCCACGTCAGAGAGCCTATATATGTCGGGGTCGTAGATAAATGTTTTTGTAAAATATAGCTCCTTTGCCTCCATGACTGCTTCTAGAAAAGCAGCAATATCTTTAACTACATATACCCGTTTTGGACCTACCCGTAATTGGACCGTCACCCAGCGGTCCACTTTTTCTTCATATGAAGGAACTAACTCAACTTCATACTGTACAAATAAATGCTCATTACCAAAAGATTCAGGCGATCTCCTTTCCGATATAGTCATCGGCGTCTGGAACTTTTCCATAACTGAGCGCACTCGATTTCGATGCCCTTCTTTTACCCATGGAGGAAGATCATTCGAGTCAATGGGTTCATTCTTACCTGACACTGTATTCCGTATTATGTATATCAGCACAGCTACTATGTGCTTACAAAATCCGTAATAAGCTGAATTAGCAGGACATGAGCAATCCGCATCCGACATCTTACCAGCATGATCGCAAAATATCTGCACGCGATAACTATAAGCGTCATGTCCGTCTACCCATGCTTCATAACCACTACCCGACGAAGCAGATTGAAATTCACTTACTTTACCCGCTTCGTAATACCGCACCCCCTTATCAAAGGTAGTGTGGTTGGCGCTGCGCCGCAATACCTCATCTAGACTAACAATCCCTGACATGACTCATTTCCCCTTTATCCTTAAATCCCATCTTTATTGCTTATCCTTTCATTCTAGCATACGTATCTCCTCTTATACTTATCTCCAGTATAAACGGGATAAACCTATATTAAACGCATATCAAACATTGCTTCAGTATTGGTACTGGGCTTTTATATACTGAAAAACCGCCTCTCCATTCGGAAAGACGGTTAGGTTTCTTATTATACTTCCATGATGATGGGTAAAATCATCGGGCGACGACGCGTGCGATCGTATAAGAAGCGACTTAAGGAATCGCGGATACTCGTCTTTAAAGACGACCATTCACTAACTTGATCACGGACACATCGTTCCATCGTTTGGGTGACAATGCGGTTGGCTTCATCTAAGAGCTTTTCTGACTCCCGTACATAGACGAAACCACGGGAAATGATGTCCGGACCTGATAAAACTGTTCCATTCTGCTTACTTAACGTTACCACAACAACTAATATCCCATCTTGTGATAACAGTTTCCGGTCACGGAGGACGATATTACCTACATCGCCGACACCCAAACCATCGATCAGGATATTCCCTGTCGCTACTTTGGCACCGTAACGCGCTCGTCCGTTAACAAATTCTACCGTATCACCATTGTCACAAATAAAGACATTTTCAGGACGTATTCCAACAGACTCAGCAAGTTGGCCGTGAGCCCGCAACATGCGGTACTCACCATGAATCGGGATAAAGTACTTCGGTTTTATCAAATTGAGCATGAGCTTAAGATCTTCTTGCGAACCATGCCCAGAAACGTGAACGTTTTGCTGGGCTGCTGTATTATAGATCACTTCTGCTCCCGCGCGGAACAGTTGATCAACTACTTTAGCAACATACTTCTCATTCCCTGGAATGGGATGAGAAGCGAGAACCACTGTATCACCAGGGACAATATCAATCTTACGGTGCGTGCCATGGGCCATCCGTGTCAATGCAGACATCGGCTCCCCCTGGCTTCCCGTCGAAATCACCGTCACCTTATGAGCAGGTAGACGTCCGATTTCATCCGGGTCGATAATCAACCCGTCTGGGACATTTAAATACCCAAGCTCCGTGCTAATATTAACTACATTCACCATACTGCGCCCCATAACTGCTAGTTTACGTCCAGTAGCGATGGTAGCCTCCACAACTTGTTGGATACGATGAACATTAGAAGCAAAGGTTGCTACGATAATTCGTTGTTTCGATTTACGGAACACATCGTGTAACGCTTCACCGACAGAGCTTTCAGATCCAGTGAATCCAGGCTTCTCTGCATTTGTACTATCTGACAAGAGACAAAGAACTCCCTTTTTCCCTATTGCTGCCATTTTATGAAGCTCTGCTTCTTGCCCGTTCACAGGATTCATATCAAATTTAAAGTCTCCTGTGTGAACAACTGCACCATCCGGTGTATCAATACAAACTCCAACGGAGTCAGGAATACTATGGTTCGTTTTGAAAAATGTGGCTGTCATTGAGCCCAGACGGATCTCTGACTTAGAAGAGACTAAAATTCTCTTCGTTTCGTTCAGTAGATGCGCTTCCCGTAATTTGTGCTCAATCAATCCCATTGTCAACTTTGTTGCATAAATAGGTACATTAAGTTGACGTAAGATGTATGGTAAACCACCAATATGATCCTCATGCCCATGAGTAATGATAATCCCACGTACTTTATCTTTGTTTTCTACCAGGTAGGATACATCCGGAATAACAACATCAATACCAAGCATCTCATCTTCCGGAAACATCAGACCTGAATCCACTACAACAATATCGTTATCGTACTGGATGACGTACATATTTTTCCCGATTTCATCCAACCCACCGAGTGCAAAGATCGTACATTTGCCTCGCGAGTTGTTTCTACTCAAAAGTGTATCCCCTTTCAACGTTTCATTCTTTTATTTTACCCGAAACCGCACAAGTCACTTACATGTATTATACACGATGAGAAAATAAAGTTGCAAGCAGGAATAAAAAAAATGGAAAGACCCACTCCAGGCCTTCCCATTGACGCTTACAACAACTGAAGTGATTTCATTGCCCTTTTCATTTCAAATGCTTCATCCTCCGTAAGTTCCACGATAGGTAGACGCAAATGAGGTGCACAAACTCCTTTTAGTGAAAGTGCGTATTTCAACGGAGCCGGGCTAGATGTCATAAATGTAGCTTGCACTAGTGGAAGAAGTTCTTGATGCAGTTGCCTTGCCCGTTTTACGTCACCTGCAAAATAAGTATCCATCATTTCCTTCATCTCTTTACCAACCAAGTGACTCACCACACTAACAACCCCATCAGCACCCACTGCTAAGTAGGGTAATAGCAACTCATCCACACCAGAGTAAAGGGCCACCTCTTCTGGTAACATGCTCGCCAGTTCAGTCGTCTGCACCAAATCCCCACTCGCCTCTTTTACTGCCACCACCTGCTCCAGTGCTGCAATTCGGGCCATCGTCACCGCACTCATATTAACTCCTGTCCGAGGTGGTACATTATAGATCATCAGTGGCAGTGCCGTTATCTCCGCTATGGCGCGAAAATGTTGGTACAAGCCTTCCTGCGAAGGTTTGTTGTAATAGGGGGTAACAGCCATAATGCCATCGACTCCCGTGTCCGCTGCTACTTGTGTAAAGCGCACAGAAGCTGCCGTATTGTTACTCCCTGTACCAGCAATCAGTTGAACGCGATTCTGAGTATGCTTCACTGCGAAGCGAAAAAGCTCCAACTTTTCTGCTTCTGTCAAGGTGGACGATTCTCCAGTCGTTCCCGCCAGCACAATAGTCTCTGTACCCGTCGCAATCAAATGATCCATCATACTGCCAACACTGTTCCAGTCGATTGCTCCATCCGCGTTCATCGGTGTCACCATCGCTGTCATTAAGCGCCCAAACTTCATCGATTAAACCCCTCCTGTTTATTCTTTACGGTCGTGCAATTGAAAAGCACGGTGTAAAGCACGTACGGCACGCACCATATCTTCCCCCTGCACTAACACCCAGATCGTCGTATGTGAATCAGCAGACTGCAAAATTTGGATATCTTCTTCCGTCAATGCTTCTACAATCTGAGACATTACTCCAGGAGATCCTTTCATGCCAGCGCCCACCGCTGACACTTTCGCACAGTCACGCTGTAATGTGGGTTCCATTCCCATTGCTGCTAAGATCTCTTCCGCGCGATCTGCCACCCCATCATTAACCGTATAGGCAACCCCACTCGGATTTACATTAATAAAGTCCACACTGATGCCATTCTCCGCCATCGCTTTAAATACTTGCAACTGTAAATCGTATTGCCCTTCTTTTGCTTTTATCTCTATCTGAGTCACATGAGGGACTTGCGCAATCCCTGTTATGGGGCGTTCATGCATCTCCCCTGCTAATGGGTGATTCTCTGTAACCTGTGTCACCAGCGTACCTGGATGATCGCTTAAAGTAGAGCGCACACGAATGGGAACGTGTGTCTGCATCGCAATTTCCACCGCACGTGGATGGATCACTTTTGCTCCTTGAAAGGCTAAGTTACATATTTCGTTATAAGTAACAGTCGCTAAGGGGGTCGCGTCTTCCACGATACGTGGATCAGCCGTCATAATGCCAACCACGTCTGTAAATATATCTACTCGATTCGCTTTTAGCGCCACCCCTAATGCGGTAGCAGTCGTATCACTTCCTCCACGCCCTAAAGTTGTAATATCTCCCTCGGGTGTACATCCTTGGAAGCCTGTCACTATCACAAGTGCTTGGCTTTCCAATTCTTTTAAGATTCGATGTGGATGGATGGAGGTAATTTGAGCATTAGTATGTTCATTTGTAGTCATAATCCCAGCTTGACCGCCAGTCAGGACGCAATTGGAGATCCCTTCTTCATGTAATAAACCTGATAAAGTTGTCGCTGAGATCATCTCTCCACAGCTGAGTAACAGATCTCGTTCCCGCGCCTGCAATTGCCCATGTGCCTTTGCCCATTCTAATAATGTATCAGTAGCAAACGGCTCTCCTCTGCGCCCCATTGCAGAAACAACAACGACCACTCGGTTCCCCTCGTCCATTTCCCGACGGATATGATGAATCACGCGACTACGCGCCTCTTCTGTTGCCAGTGAAGTTCCACCAAATTTTTGCACTATGATATTATTCATAATCCCATCTTTCTCCTTCTTCCATCGTGACCTATCTAAGCAGTAATTCAGCGATTTGCACTGTATTAGTGGCGGCTCCCTTAAGTAAATTATCTGAAACAACCCACATATTTAGAGCACGAGGATGATGTAAATCTTTGCGCAGTCGACCGACAAATACTTCAGGACGTCCCGTAGTAGCAAGTGGCATCGGGTACCTTTGAGCACCTAACTCATCATCTAGGATCACCCCAGCACCATCTTTCAATAGCCGGCGAACTTCATCTAGTTCATAATCATCTTTTAGCTCTACATAAATAGACTCGCTATGCCCCCGCTCCACTGGGACTCGCACACACGTTGCAGTAACTCCAATCGAGTCATCAGCAAAGATTTTCTTCGTTTCGCGTACCATTTTGATCTCTTCAAAAGTATATTCATCTTCTGCAAGTACGTCACACTGAGGAATCACGTTAAATGCAATTTGGTAATGCTGATCCAATTTCCCCACAGGCATCACTTCCAGTGTCGGCTCTTCCCCCTGAAGCACCGATTGCGATTGGCTACGCAGCTCTTCCACTGCCTTCCACCCTGAGCCTGATACCGCTTGATATGTCGACACAATAACTCGTTCCACACCATATCGATCCACCAAAGGCTTTAAAGCAACGGTCATTTGGATGGTAGAACAGTTAGGGTTGGCAATAATCCCTTTATGTTGCTTCACCGCTTCTGGATTCACCTCTGGTACAACTAAGGGAACGTCTGGATCCATCCGATAAGCACTGGAATTATCAATAACAACCGCCCCGCGCTTTACTGCTTCCGGAGCCAATCTTTTACTCGTCTCTCCACCTGCACTAAACAGGGCAATATCTACGTTGCTAAAAGCATCAGGAGTAGCTTCCTCAACTTCAATCTCAGCACCCCGAAAGAGAATTTTTTTCCCAGCTGATCGCTTGGAAGCCAAAAGGCGCAGTTCCGTCAGCGGGAAGTCCCGCTTCTCTAAATCCTTTAGCATTTCTTGTCCCACAGCACCTGTGGCACCTACAATCGCCACTCTACATTGTTTTATCTCCATCATGCCTCGCTACAATCATGACTTAGAAAAAAAGAGCACCATGTCTTCATCCTATAACAACCTAATCCCTCGATATGGTGTTAAATATATAATCTAAGCTTAAGGTGCTCTCTACCGGTAAAGCTCTTGTTACTACGAGCCATACGCGTATGATCGTAACGATTCACCTCCCTGTTCACTTTCACTAATTACAGATCATAATCTATCACAACTTTAACAGCCTATCGATGCATTTACTTCTATAAGTTGGTTACCCCCTGTTACTTACACACTTGGAGACCTTCGATATCTCTTCTATTCTACAGAAAAAGCCCATAAAAAAGAAAGGAGGAAATAGCTCTCCTTTCTATTATGAAGTCAAATCACGGTATTTTTCAACTATCATCGGCTGAATTTGTCTCATTTCCAACGCCGCTTCTACCGTTTCTGGGATTTGTTCCATCCGTGCCACCATTGATTTAGGTTTCGCTTCCGGGTTATCTTGACCAAAGGGGACAAAAAAAAGTTCTCCTATAGGCAACAGTTTCGCAATATTGGCTGCATTTAATCCAAGAGCATCATTTGTAGAAATTCCTACTACTACAGGTCGATAGGTACGCATCTGTGCTTTCGCTGCCATCAAAACCGGGCTATCTGTAACCGCATTTGCCAGTCTCGCCAATGTACCACCGGTACAAGGAGCAATCACCAAACAATCTAACCATTTTTTAGGACCGATCGGTTCTGCTTCTGGAATCGTGGCGATTATTTTCTCTCCTGTGATCTCTCTGATTTTAGCCAACCATTTCTCAGCCGCACCAAATTTACTATCCACATTGGCAACCGTATACGAGACAATCGGAATAATGCGCGCTCCCTCATCCACTAAGCGCTGCATTTGTGGCAATACTTCATCGTGAGTGCAATGCGACCCCGTTAGAGCAAAGCCGATGGTCTTTCCTGCTATGTTCAACGTTGACCACCTCCTTGCCCACTCTCTTTTAGCATATGCTCCGTCATCGTACGCGCGATCATGCGCCCTGCTGTTTTTGGAGCCACAATTCCGGGTAAGCTTGGAGCGAGAATGGCTTTTACACCCCTCTTTTTCGCATAAGAGAAATCAACACCACCTGGCTTAGAAGCCAAGTCAATGATAACAGCATGATGCGGTAACTTCCGAATCACTTCTGCTGTTACCACCTGTGCCGGAATGGTATTAAAGAGTAAGTCGGTCTCTGCCACTCGTTCAGTGATCGCTTCCATGTTAAAAGAAGCGATACCCATCTCATACGCACGTGCCATCTGTGCCGACTGACGCAATCCCACAGCAACATGGGCTCCTATTTGGCGAAGAGTGCGGCACATCGTCATACCCACACGCCCAAAACCTAACACCACACACTGTGAATCGTGAATCGTGATGTCAGTGTTTTGGATGGCCATCATCAAAGCTCCCTCCACTGTAGGGATGGAGTTATAGATAGCAACATCATCGCGACTCAACAACTGCATTAAGCGAATTCCATGTTTCTCCGCTAACGTTTGCAGATACGATTTCGCCATACCCGCATAAACGATACAGTGATTGGGAAGGGCGAGCAACAACTCCTCGCTCAAAACCAACTCTTTATTAGTAAACACGCTTTGTACACGCCCTTCTTCATCAGGGCCTACAATAGGCAACACCAATAAATCCACAGTACGTAGAAGTTCAGCCGTTAATTCACGTAAACTGGCACCACTTAACGGTCTTTCTAAATTATCAAAGCCGATTAAGCTTACGGTGGCATCTAATTCAATGCATCGTTTCACCACTTCAAGTTGTCGGGCATCTCCGCCAAGAAAGGCGACATGCTTTCCTGTTAACATCCGCTCAAGACCCCTTTCCTCGTGCGTTTTCAGGGTACAGGAAATCGCCTTGCTTATGTACTCTATCTTATGAAGATCACCCACAATCGGTGACGATACACCCTTTATCTGTGAAAATGACGTGGAGACTCAATAATCAGCATCTCTGGACCCACCTTTTTCACCATATTCCAGGCAATCTCATACTCCCCCTGCCTCTTCCCTAACCAAGAACTTCCAATAGGCATAATGAACGATTGAATCGTGCCGCTTTCACGATTAATCACCATATCTGATTTCCCAATTACACCTAATCGTTCGCCTCCAGATAGATCGATCACTTCTTTTTCTGCCAATTCACTCCAACGCATCATTCATCCCCCCTCATCATCACTATATGATGCAGATAGACAGGACAGACATGACCAAAAAACCTCCCCTATTGTGCCTCAGCTCACCATAGGGGAGGTTTCTTCACTGCTTTTTATTTCTCTCTTTTTGATACTCCACGATCAATCGATCTAAGCGTCTACTAATAGGAAGTACTCCCGCCTGATCTAAACGCGCAGGATGTCCCGCAACCGCTTGATACAGCCGAGTACGTACTTTCTCCATCTCCTCTTCCAACATCCGTAGCCGGGCAGTATTCACTTCGCTCCCAACTCCTCTTATTTTCCTGTATGTCCAAATCCACCTGACCCACGTGTTGTATCATCCAATTGTTGGACAGAGGTCAAGCTTACATTGGGTATTTGTTGAAAAACAAGTTGAGCAATGCGGTCCCCTCGCTCAATACGAAAAGGCTCCTGTCC
This sequence is a window from Mechercharimyces sp. CAU 1602. Protein-coding genes within it:
- a CDS encoding DEAD/DEAH box helicase is translated as MSGIVSLDEVLRRSANHTTFDKGVRYYEAGKVSEFQSASSGSGYEAWVDGHDAYSYRVQIFCDHAGKMSDADCSCPANSAYYGFCKHIVAVLIYIIRNTVSGKNEPIDSNDLPPWVKEGHRNRVRSVMEKFQTPMTISERRSPESFGNEHLFVQYEVELVPSYEEKVDRWVTVQLRVGPKRVYVVKDIAAFLEAVMEAKELYFTKTFIYDPDIYRLSDVDMEMLQFLSELARDEERYRQLVGSQTQYIVENGARTLYIPSHRVEEFLKMLPPGQFVFANGDESTPYQSLLWKEGKTPFSFFLTKENSYFTIENKEQRQLYLITEEGLCIEGSTLYTLSNTEIAFILPFHQQLERLPEEKLYILPEQMEEFASTVLPLIQKEGCLQVDEPISEKIIHYPLHVEVHLEQEEEDGNERLIATISYHYGENLLDPLRNQQDRSDEHILIRDTEKEQRVMGLFETSGFHFNGDQLYLEGEEELFTFLYEYLSDLEKEADVYSSKEVDQMWYREREEQILPALELDRSMNWLEIEFDLPEVEEKELQSLLRALKEKKKYYRLPSGTFMSLQDQGMKMIQTLVQEEGGKPQFEGNKIKLPALRALQVDAWGREQGVSLKRGGRFRRLVRDIQEPETLEFAIPSSLTATLRDYQRYGFQWMKTLAHYRLGGILADDMGLGKTLQALAFILSEREEQERLGNGPLPPSVVVAPSSLIYNWESECERFAPHLRTVVMAGTVAEREELMRSETDVDLLITSYPLLRRDIAWYEQQQIQTLILDEAQSFKNRQSQTAQAVKRLHAGTRFALSGTPIENRIEELNSILDVILPGLFPSQRRFRELSTSDISKRVRPFILRRMKQEVLTELPDKIETNQLSELTMEQKAIYLATLGQIQTDAAEALRTKGFQKSRMKILAALTRLRQICCHPSLYLENYSGDAGKFAQLRELVEELILNKRRVLIFSQFTSMLALIQQMLKEKGYAYYYLDGQTPSKERVEMVSQFNQGEKDLFLISLKAGGTGLNLTGADTVILYDLWWNPAVEQQAADRAHRFGQKKTVQVIKLIARGTIEEKINQLQQKKRELFDQVIQPGEQMITSLGEDEIRELLSL
- the rnjA gene encoding ribonuclease J1 encodes the protein MSRNNSRGKCTIFALGGLDEIGKNMYVIQYDNDIVVVDSGLMFPEDEMLGIDVVIPDVSYLVENKDKVRGIIITHGHEDHIGGLPYILRQLNVPIYATKLTMGLIEHKLREAHLLNETKRILVSSKSEIRLGSMTATFFKTNHSIPDSVGVCIDTPDGAVVHTGDFKFDMNPVNGQEAELHKMAAIGKKGVLCLLSDSTNAEKPGFTGSESSVGEALHDVFRKSKQRIIVATFASNVHRIQQVVEATIATGRKLAVMGRSMVNVVNISTELGYLNVPDGLIIDPDEIGRLPAHKVTVISTGSQGEPMSALTRMAHGTHRKIDIVPGDTVVLASHPIPGNEKYVAKVVDQLFRAGAEVIYNTAAQQNVHVSGHGSQEDLKLMLNLIKPKYFIPIHGEYRMLRAHGQLAESVGIRPENVFICDNGDTVEFVNGRARYGAKVATGNILIDGLGVGDVGNIVLRDRKLLSQDGILVVVVTLSKQNGTVLSGPDIISRGFVYVRESEKLLDEANRIVTQTMERCVRDQVSEWSSLKTSIRDSLSRFLYDRTRRRPMILPIIMEV
- the dapA gene encoding 4-hydroxy-tetrahydrodipicolinate synthase; protein product: MKFGRLMTAMVTPMNADGAIDWNSVGSMMDHLIATGTETIVLAGTTGESSTLTEAEKLELFRFAVKHTQNRVQLIAGTGSNNTAASVRFTQVAADTGVDGIMAVTPYYNKPSQEGLYQHFRAIAEITALPLMIYNVPPRTGVNMSAVTMARIAALEQVVAVKEASGDLVQTTELASMLPEEVALYSGVDELLLPYLAVGADGVVSVVSHLVGKEMKEMMDTYFAGDVKRARQLHQELLPLVQATFMTSSPAPLKYALSLKGVCAPHLRLPIVELTEDEAFEMKRAMKSLQLL
- the dapG gene encoding aspartate kinase; the protein is MNNIIVQKFGGTSLATEEARSRVIHHIRREMDEGNRVVVVVSAMGRRGEPFATDTLLEWAKAHGQLQARERDLLLSCGEMISATTLSGLLHEEGISNCVLTGGQAGIMTTNEHTNAQITSIHPHRILKELESQALVIVTGFQGCTPEGDITTLGRGGSDTTATALGVALKANRVDIFTDVVGIMTADPRIVEDATPLATVTYNEICNLAFQGAKVIHPRAVEIAMQTHVPIRVRSTLSDHPGTLVTQVTENHPLAGEMHERPITGIAQVPHVTQIEIKAKEGQYDLQLQVFKAMAENGISVDFINVNPSGVAYTVNDGVADRAEEILAAMGMEPTLQRDCAKVSAVGAGMKGSPGVMSQIVEALTEEDIQILQSADSHTTIWVLVQGEDMVRAVRALHRAFQLHDRKE
- a CDS encoding aspartate-semialdehyde dehydrogenase, which codes for MMEIKQCRVAIVGATGAVGQEMLKDLEKRDFPLTELRLLASKRSAGKKILFRGAEIEVEEATPDAFSNVDIALFSAGGETSKRLAPEAVKRGAVVIDNSSAYRMDPDVPLVVPEVNPEAVKQHKGIIANPNCSTIQMTVALKPLVDRYGVERVIVSTYQAVSGSGWKAVEELRSQSQSVLQGEEPTLEVMPVGKLDQHYQIAFNVIPQCDVLAEDEYTFEEIKMVRETKKIFADDSIGVTATCVRVPVERGHSESIYVELKDDYELDEVRRLLKDGAGVILDDELGAQRYPMPLATTGRPEVFVGRLRKDLHHPRALNMWVVSDNLLKGAATNTVQIAELLLR
- a CDS encoding dipicolinate synthase subunit B — its product is MNIAGKTIGFALTGSHCTHDEVLPQMQRLVDEGARIIPIVSYTVANVDSKFGAAEKWLAKIREITGEKIIATIPEAEPIGPKKWLDCLVIAPCTGGTLARLANAVTDSPVLMAAKAQMRTYRPVVVGISTNDALGLNAANIAKLLPIGELFFVPFGQDNPEAKPKSMVARMEQIPETVEAALEMRQIQPMIVEKYRDLTS
- the dpsA gene encoding dipicolinate synthase subunit DpsA — translated: MLTGKHVAFLGGDARQLEVVKRCIELDATVSLIGFDNLERPLSGASLRELTAELLRTVDLLVLPIVGPDEEGRVQSVFTNKELVLSEELLLALPNHCIVYAGMAKSYLQTLAEKHGIRLMQLLSRDDVAIYNSIPTVEGALMMAIQNTDITIHDSQCVVLGFGRVGMTMCRTLRQIGAHVAVGLRQSAQMARAYEMGIASFNMEAITERVAETDLLFNTIPAQVVTAEVIRKLPHHAVIIDLASKPGGVDFSYAKKRGVKAILAPSLPGIVAPKTAGRMIARTMTEHMLKESGQGGGQR
- a CDS encoding YlmC/YmxH family sporulation protein — protein: MRWSELAEKEVIDLSGGERLGVIGKSDMVINRESGTIQSFIMPIGSSWLGKRQGEYEIAWNMVKKVGPEMLIIESPRHFHR
- a CDS encoding aspartyl-phosphate phosphatase Spo0E family protein produces the protein MNTARLRMLEEEMEKVRTRLYQAVAGHPARLDQAGVLPISRRLDRLIVEYQKERNKKQ